A part of Microbacterium atlanticum genomic DNA contains:
- a CDS encoding RuBisCO large subunit C-terminal-like domain-containing protein, producing MNSQHPVAASVTATYIIETSLPLQQAAEVLAGEQSTGTFVRVERESDDLRARFAAQVVAIEELPLTGASPLPGAVGDPALRRRARLRLRFPLDNFGPSLPNLLAAVAGNLFEIKELAAIRLVDLELPAAFAERYAGPAFGVQGTRRLVGRPDGAMIGTIVKPSIGLAPAELAEVVAQLAESGIDFIKDDELQGNGPSAPLAERVAAVMPVLERYADRYGRKPMYAFNITDDIGRLEANHDLVVAAGGTCVMACINLVGLPGLEFLRRHSAVPIHGHRAMFGAFGRSEQVGIGFRAWQKLARLAGADHLHTNGISNKFYETDDQVLDSIAAVRESLLGLTPTVPVLSSGQWGGLAHATYSAVGTTDLLVLAGGGIHGHPDGAAAGVASMRDAWASAARGETIDDAYESSPALRRAAELFGPVRA from the coding sequence ATGAACTCTCAGCACCCGGTCGCGGCATCCGTCACCGCGACGTACATCATCGAGACGTCCCTTCCGCTTCAGCAGGCGGCGGAAGTGCTCGCCGGCGAGCAGTCCACGGGCACCTTCGTGCGCGTCGAGCGCGAGTCGGACGACCTGCGAGCGCGCTTCGCCGCGCAGGTCGTCGCGATCGAGGAGCTGCCGCTCACCGGCGCCTCCCCCCTCCCCGGCGCCGTCGGCGACCCCGCCCTGCGCCGGCGGGCCCGGCTGCGGCTGCGGTTCCCGCTCGACAACTTCGGCCCGTCGCTGCCGAACCTGCTCGCCGCCGTCGCGGGGAATCTGTTCGAGATCAAGGAGCTCGCCGCGATCCGTCTGGTCGACCTCGAGCTGCCGGCGGCGTTCGCCGAGCGCTATGCCGGCCCGGCGTTCGGCGTCCAGGGCACGCGGCGGCTCGTCGGGCGCCCCGACGGAGCCATGATCGGGACGATCGTGAAGCCCAGCATCGGGCTCGCCCCGGCGGAGCTCGCCGAGGTGGTGGCGCAGCTCGCCGAGTCGGGCATCGACTTCATCAAGGACGACGAACTGCAGGGCAACGGCCCGAGCGCGCCGCTCGCCGAGCGCGTCGCCGCGGTGATGCCGGTGCTCGAGCGCTACGCCGATCGCTACGGCCGCAAGCCGATGTACGCCTTCAACATCACCGACGACATCGGTCGGCTCGAGGCCAACCACGACCTCGTCGTCGCCGCCGGCGGCACCTGCGTCATGGCGTGCATCAACCTCGTCGGGCTGCCGGGACTGGAGTTCCTGCGGCGCCACAGCGCCGTCCCGATTCACGGGCACCGCGCGATGTTCGGGGCGTTCGGACGCTCGGAGCAGGTCGGGATAGGGTTCCGTGCGTGGCAGAAGCTCGCGCGCCTGGCCGGCGCCGATCACCTGCACACCAACGGCATCAGCAACAAGTTCTACGAGACGGACGACCAGGTGCTCGACTCGATCGCGGCGGTGCGTGAGTCGCTGCTGGGGCTCACCCCCACGGTGCCCGTGCTGTCGTCGGGGCAGTGGGGCGGCCTCGCCCACGCGACGTACTCCGCCGTGGGCACCACCGACCTGCTCGTGCTCGCCGGCGGCGGCATCCACGGTCATCCGGACGGGGCGGCCGCGGGTGTGGCGAGCATGCGCGACGCGTGGGCGTCGGCGGCACGCGGCGAGACCATCGACGACGCGTACGAGAGCTCGCCCGCCCTGCGTCGCGCGGCGGAGCTGTTCGGGCCCGTCCGTGCCTAG